In one Musa acuminata AAA Group cultivar baxijiao chromosome BXJ2-5, Cavendish_Baxijiao_AAA, whole genome shotgun sequence genomic region, the following are encoded:
- the LOC135612465 gene encoding protein TIME FOR COFFEE-like isoform X2 produces the protein MERNREARRGTIPAAAANGVGVGVGGGGLSRRRQRNNSGFRDSPEKDGRMEMPETSRLRDRGVKKDRDRDRSGRSKRRRGDRLLHGSNRDRDDAEESSEESIDQDEDDEDEDLSVPVRLPPSSPPLLNPLAASSPQQNNHHHQHQQQSRKTFPPKVVKWKADEMIGFTVPRKARSATKRTHEMAPVLGAGGGGGGGEQITQQTSISPSRLSPASTSQLSPSSSNGSLRKKMKPISGAKHRPPKISKSASLSQDEIEIEVAEVLYGMTRQFESLAEQDSHKLEPRDVDGGSGNETKSRVSSPSSMSPSPAALPSSNLHSIPTPLPTIAPKRKRPRPVKFDEEGPTSPVPSIAKVDSDNQIKTEASSPRLEKNVAFNSLKNGGGSIDVLASQDGLSVVQQQESAKKEKNKIQDLHPLTTVSNIGDKMENKQELVSPVKGSARTDLDATKISLDNLKEKLKIDLMAPPPGKLSPERDDFEPEQKPQGTFVEMASKVNKDKAEAKPAESTLMRDDRQIEKSAQKDIDLKKQVVITQNLDLQVDLGKPKKDDSGFDKVQIHRQQVKDSKVEPKQEKSASASSLHMPLTVGTWPGVFPPFGYMGQVPSVQAVVATDRNADPSGSLQPPAFLQMHPRPKRCARHCYVAQMISNHQKFARMNCFWTAAAGATPLYGAKPYNPNMVPPSDAAIPINPMQGSFPGANMGALQDTKGTPELTSYMGNISQEKMQIMDTAQRKPLILQQMPQSGSANNTPHGPAFVFPVNQQQATAASSRPGAAKASVGSGAEVRASGALNSAVGSCGGGGSANPVNMSFASLPPNEAQYLAFLQNNVYPFPIPAHITGAPSFRGTSNPQAMPFFYPPHMLHPSQIRPQQQQQPAGPLPHVQQSHQSPITLSGPSLQKHLQQLHHVGGGGSGAAGASSNGFPAINQQQGLLSQHARPKECNKDMEDNLPTANAARKMCNNGVHRDKQPINHQAQQKQNMMVELTPPQAFTIPFASFGGSGTAIPGFDFSSVAQNHAITHSLPEMSKHGYHQIGTAAVAAGAQATEQKVHQVSEDGKSVARELMNTNVSGEEGRKIMTVSKGPQHSLSFAKGDGESSISSVLNNSIIDISSRSVNPIQSPANGSRSADRSAGTATTTTLVPNSQPQQQHLIHLQQQQLQMQHHPVSSRSKPSASSNNTNIHPESLPGGSTIAKFPHALTGFSQALGQGGSPIQWPQGKTSAGRGVDPSAVTPTQVMMNNVLQLQGRTTQQPFPAQSHQTQISFGMNSNKVVPPGGQHLSGACGSPSPSSATIAVGSPSSSVSKSAGGSPSASASIKPSPQTSAVLLHQQSSVKQSASSSSSKSITMGNPNVLPILGHPQKVPPPAPSSNSKLQQQPQQPKQQAFSEGQLFFSNSHMQQVQCAQSGGSAPIAAQYYQKRQSESQTRQSQQQQQQSSTLSSTGMLSLCAPSALTLAGVSATSDPAKAMAAANSMKGLPPPSFFNATPLAAAAQSASGSPRHPMSAAFTYMSMPPFSMKPSTDHKPGSDNLQACWQPEKR, from the exons ATGGAGAGAAATCGTGAAGCTCGGAGAGGGACCATTCCGGCGGCGGCGGCCAACggcgtcggcgtcggcgtcggTGGAGGAGGGTTGTCGAGGAGGAGGCAGAGGAACAACAGCGGCTTCAGAGACTCTCCTG AGAAGGATGGAAGGATGGAGATGCCGGAGACGTCAAGGCTGCGGGATCGAGGGGTGAAGAAAGACCGGGATCGGGACAGATCTGGCCGGAGCAAGAGGAGGAGAGGGGACAGGTTGCTCCACGGGAGCAACAGAGATAGAGATGACGCCGAGGAAAGCTCCGAGGAGAGCATCGACCAAGATGAGGACGATGAAGACGAGGACCTGTCCGTCCCCGTCCGGCTACCACCGTCCTCGCCCCCTCTTCTAAATCCTTTGGCGGCTTCGTCGCCACAGCAGAACAACCATCACCACCAACACCAGCAGCAGTCGCGGAAGACGTTTCCGCCTAAAGTCGTGAAGTGGAAGGCAGATGAGATGATCGGTTTCACGGTACCGAGAAAAGCTCGTTCAG CTACAAAAAGGACACATGAAATGGCTCCAGTTTTAGGAGCTGGAggtggcggcggaggcggagAGCAGATCACCCAGCAAACATCCATTTCTCCGTCGAGGCTGAGCCCCGCTTCCACCTCCCAACTCTCACCGTCTTCTTCCAATGGCTCCCTTCGGAAAAAGATG AAGCCGATCAGCGGAGCCAAGCACCGGCCGCCAAAGATATCCAAATCGGCATCTTTGAGCCAAGATGAGATCGAGATCGAGGTCGCCGAGGTTCTGTACGGGATGACGAGGCAATTCGAGTCTCTTGCGGAGCAGGACAGCCACAAGCTGGAGCCACGGGATGTGGATGGCGGGTCGGGCAATGAAACTAAATCGAGAGTGTCGTCACCAAGCTCAATGTCACCatctccggcagcacttccgtcaTCCAATTTACATTCCATTCCTACTCCGTTGCCTACTATTG CTCCGAAGAGAAAAAGGCCGAGACCTGTGAAGTTTGACGAAGAAGGCCCCACAAGTCCAGTGCCTTCCATTGCCAAAGTGGATTCAGATAACCAGATTAAAACAGAGGCTTCATCGCCAAGATTGGAGAAGAATGTTGCATTTAATTCCCTAAAAAATGGCGGTGGGTCCATTGATGTTTTGGCCTCTCAGGATGGGTTATCCGTTGTACAACAGCAGGAGTCAGCAAAGAAGGAGAAGAATAAGATTCAGGATTTGCATCCATTGACAACAGTCTCAAACATTGGGGACAAAATGGAAAACAAGCAAGAGCTCGTTTCACCTGTCAAAGGATCTGCTCGGACTGACTTGGATGCTACAAAGAT ATCCTTGGATAACCTGAAGGAGAAGTTGAAGATTGATCTGATG GCACCTCCTCCAGGAAAGCTGTCTCCAGAGAGGGATGACTTTGAGCCAGAACAAAAGCCACAGGGCACATTCGTTGAAATG GCATCAAAAGTGAACAAGGATAAGGCAGAGGCAAAGCCTGCAGAGAGTACATTGATGAGAGATGATAGACAGATTGAGAAGTCTGCTCAGAAAGATATTGATCTGAAGAAGCAAGTAGTAATCACACAGAATCTTGACCTTCAAGTTGATTTGGGAAAGCCGAAGAAAGATGATAGTGGCTTTGACAAAGTGCAAATCCACAGGCAGCAAGTGAAAGATTCTAAAGTAGAGCCTAAACAAGAGAAGTCTG CATCGGCATCCTCGCTCCATATGCCATTGACTGTTGGAACTTGGCCAGGGGTTTTTCCTCCCTTTGG GTACATGGGTCAAGTTCCATCTGTGCAAGCTGTTGTTGCTACTGATAGAAATGCAGATCCTTCGGGTTCCTTGCAG CCACCAGCCTTTCTTCAAATGCATCCCCGACCAAAGCGCTGTGCTAGGCATTGCTATGTCGCACAGATGATATCCAACCACCAGAAGTTTGCACGGATGAATTGTTTCTGGACTGCTGCGGCTGGAGCTACACCTTTGTACGGGGCCAAGCCATATAATCCTAATATGGTTCCACCTTCAGATGCTGCTATCCCTATAAATCCCATGCAGGGAAGCTTTCCAGGGGCTAACATGGGTGCATTGCAAGATACCAAGGGGACACCAGAGTTAACATCATATATGGGTAATATCTCACAGGAGAAAATGCAAATCATGGATACTGCCCAGAGAAAGCCACTAATTCTCCAGCAGATGCCTCAGTCTGGATCAGCAAACAACACTCCG CATGGGCCTGCATTCGTTTTCCCTGTCAACCAGCAGCAGGCCACAGCTGCTTCCAGTAGGCCTGGGGCAGCAAAAGCTTCTGTGGGCTCTGGTGCTGAGGTGCGGGCATCTGGTGCCTTGAATTCTGCTGTGGGGAGCTGCGGGGGTGGTGGGTCAGCGAATCCAGTGAACATGAGCTTTGCTAGTTTGCCTCCTAATGAAGCTCAGTACCTGGCTTTTCTTCAGAACAATGTGTATCCTTTTCCTATTCCTGCCCATATTACAGGGGCTCCATCATTTCGAGGAACAAGTAATCCTCAAGCAATGCCCTTCTTCTACCCTCCTCACATGCTTCACCCATCACAAATAcgaccgcagcagcagcagcaaccagCAGGGCCACTACCTCATGTTCAACAGAGTCACCAGAGTCCAATCACTTTGAGCGGGCCTTCCTTGCAGAAACATCTGCAGCAATTACACCACGTTGGGGGAGGTGGTTCTGGTGCTGCTGGTGCAAGTTCTAATGGTTTTCCAGCCATTAATCAGCAACAGGGCCTCCTGTCTCAGCATGCTCGTCCCAAGGAGTGCAATAAGGACATGGAAGATAACCTTCCCACTGCTAATG CTGCTAGAAAAATGTGCAATAATGGGGTTCATCGTGATAAGCAGCCAATTAATCATCAGGCACAACAAAAGCAGAACATGATGGTAGAGCTTACACCACCTCAAGCTTTTACAATACCCTTTGCATCCTTTGGTGGGTCTGGAACTGCAATACCAGGTTTCGACTTCTCTTCCGTGGCACAAAATCATGCCATTACACATAGCCTCCCAGAAATGTCTAAACATGGCTACCACCAGATTGGCACAGCTGCAGTTGCTGCAGGTGCTCAAGCGACAGAACAGAAGGTCCACCAAGTGTCAGAAGATGGGAAATCTGTTGCCAGGGAGTTGATGAACACAAATGTGAGTGGTGAAGAAGGTAGAAAGATTATGACTGTAAGCAAAGGTCCACAGCATTCTCTTTCATTTGCAAAAGGAGATGGTGAATCTTCCATCTCATCTGTTCTCAATAACAGCATCATTGATATCTCTTCCCGGTCAGTAAACCCCATTCAATCTCCTGCAAATGGCAGTAGATCTGCTGACCGTTCTGCTGGCACGGCTACAACTACAACTCTTGTTCCCAACTCCCAACCACAGCAACAACATCTAATTCATCTTCAGCAGCAACAGCTGCAGATGCAGCACCATCCTGTATCATCTCGTTCAAAGCCCTCAGCCTCAAGCAACAATACTAATATCCATCCTGAGAGTCTGCCTGGAGGTTCTACCATTGCTAAGTTCCCTCATGCTCTAACTGGCTTTTCTCAGGCTCTTGGACAAGGTGGCAGCCCGATCCAGTGGCCTCAGGGCAAGACATCTGCTGGAAGAGGTGTGGATCCTTCTGCAGTCACACCTACTCAGGTGATGATGAACAATGTTCTCCAACTGCAAGGCAGAACAACCCAACAGCCGTTTCCCGCCCAAAGCCACCAAACCCAGATTTCATTTGGCATGAATTCAAATAAAGTGGTACCTCCAGGGGGTCAACATCTCTCTGGAGCTTGTGGAAGTCCATCTCCATCATCTGCCACTATTGCTGTTGGATCGCCCTCAAGTTCAGTCTCCAAGAGTGCTGGTGGGAGCCCAAGTGCATCTGCAAGCATAAAACCCAGTCCTCAAACCTCTGCAGTTTTGCTTCATCAACAATCAAGTGTAAAGCAATCGGCATCAAGCTCTAGCTCAAAATCAATAACTATGGGTAACCCAAATGTGCTACCCATTCTTGGACACCCCCAGAAAGTTCCTCCGCCTGCCCCCAGCTCTAACAGTAAGCTGCAGCAGCAGCCTCAGCAACCAAAGCAGCAAGCTTTCTCCGAGGGCCAGCTGTTCTTCTCTAATTCGCACATGCAACAGGTCCAATGTGCTCAATCCGGTGGTTCTGCTCCCATTGCTGCTCAATACTATCAAAAGCGCCAGTCTGAATCACAAACACGACAGtctcaacagcagcagcaacaaagcTCAACATTATCTTCCACTGGGATGCTTTCCCTTTGTGCCCCCTCCGCACTTACACTGGCTGGTGTTTCCGCCACATCTGATCCTGCAAAGGCCATGGCTGCGGCCAACAGCATGAAGGGTCTGCCTCCACCTAGCTTTTTTAATGCGACTCCGCTGGCTGCGGCTGCTCAGTCTGCCTCTGGCTCTCCTCGCCATCCAATGTCTGCTGCATTCACTTATATGTCTATGCCACCATTTTCCATGAAGCCATCGACTGATCACAAACCTG GAAGTGACAATTTACAAGCCTGTTGGCAGCCTGAGAAGAGGTAA
- the LOC135612465 gene encoding protein TIME FOR COFFEE-like isoform X1, whose product MERNREARRGTIPAAAANGVGVGVGGGGLSRRRQRNNSGFRDSPEKDGRMEMPETSRLRDRGVKKDRDRDRSGRSKRRRGDRLLHGSNRDRDDAEESSEESIDQDEDDEDEDLSVPVRLPPSSPPLLNPLAASSPQQNNHHHQHQQQSRKTFPPKVVKWKADEMIGFTVPRKARSAATKRTHEMAPVLGAGGGGGGGEQITQQTSISPSRLSPASTSQLSPSSSNGSLRKKMKPISGAKHRPPKISKSASLSQDEIEIEVAEVLYGMTRQFESLAEQDSHKLEPRDVDGGSGNETKSRVSSPSSMSPSPAALPSSNLHSIPTPLPTIAPKRKRPRPVKFDEEGPTSPVPSIAKVDSDNQIKTEASSPRLEKNVAFNSLKNGGGSIDVLASQDGLSVVQQQESAKKEKNKIQDLHPLTTVSNIGDKMENKQELVSPVKGSARTDLDATKISLDNLKEKLKIDLMAPPPGKLSPERDDFEPEQKPQGTFVEMASKVNKDKAEAKPAESTLMRDDRQIEKSAQKDIDLKKQVVITQNLDLQVDLGKPKKDDSGFDKVQIHRQQVKDSKVEPKQEKSASASSLHMPLTVGTWPGVFPPFGYMGQVPSVQAVVATDRNADPSGSLQPPAFLQMHPRPKRCARHCYVAQMISNHQKFARMNCFWTAAAGATPLYGAKPYNPNMVPPSDAAIPINPMQGSFPGANMGALQDTKGTPELTSYMGNISQEKMQIMDTAQRKPLILQQMPQSGSANNTPHGPAFVFPVNQQQATAASSRPGAAKASVGSGAEVRASGALNSAVGSCGGGGSANPVNMSFASLPPNEAQYLAFLQNNVYPFPIPAHITGAPSFRGTSNPQAMPFFYPPHMLHPSQIRPQQQQQPAGPLPHVQQSHQSPITLSGPSLQKHLQQLHHVGGGGSGAAGASSNGFPAINQQQGLLSQHARPKECNKDMEDNLPTANAARKMCNNGVHRDKQPINHQAQQKQNMMVELTPPQAFTIPFASFGGSGTAIPGFDFSSVAQNHAITHSLPEMSKHGYHQIGTAAVAAGAQATEQKVHQVSEDGKSVARELMNTNVSGEEGRKIMTVSKGPQHSLSFAKGDGESSISSVLNNSIIDISSRSVNPIQSPANGSRSADRSAGTATTTTLVPNSQPQQQHLIHLQQQQLQMQHHPVSSRSKPSASSNNTNIHPESLPGGSTIAKFPHALTGFSQALGQGGSPIQWPQGKTSAGRGVDPSAVTPTQVMMNNVLQLQGRTTQQPFPAQSHQTQISFGMNSNKVVPPGGQHLSGACGSPSPSSATIAVGSPSSSVSKSAGGSPSASASIKPSPQTSAVLLHQQSSVKQSASSSSSKSITMGNPNVLPILGHPQKVPPPAPSSNSKLQQQPQQPKQQAFSEGQLFFSNSHMQQVQCAQSGGSAPIAAQYYQKRQSESQTRQSQQQQQQSSTLSSTGMLSLCAPSALTLAGVSATSDPAKAMAAANSMKGLPPPSFFNATPLAAAAQSASGSPRHPMSAAFTYMSMPPFSMKPSTDHKPGSDNLQACWQPEKR is encoded by the exons ATGGAGAGAAATCGTGAAGCTCGGAGAGGGACCATTCCGGCGGCGGCGGCCAACggcgtcggcgtcggcgtcggTGGAGGAGGGTTGTCGAGGAGGAGGCAGAGGAACAACAGCGGCTTCAGAGACTCTCCTG AGAAGGATGGAAGGATGGAGATGCCGGAGACGTCAAGGCTGCGGGATCGAGGGGTGAAGAAAGACCGGGATCGGGACAGATCTGGCCGGAGCAAGAGGAGGAGAGGGGACAGGTTGCTCCACGGGAGCAACAGAGATAGAGATGACGCCGAGGAAAGCTCCGAGGAGAGCATCGACCAAGATGAGGACGATGAAGACGAGGACCTGTCCGTCCCCGTCCGGCTACCACCGTCCTCGCCCCCTCTTCTAAATCCTTTGGCGGCTTCGTCGCCACAGCAGAACAACCATCACCACCAACACCAGCAGCAGTCGCGGAAGACGTTTCCGCCTAAAGTCGTGAAGTGGAAGGCAGATGAGATGATCGGTTTCACGGTACCGAGAAAAGCTCGTTCAG CAGCTACAAAAAGGACACATGAAATGGCTCCAGTTTTAGGAGCTGGAggtggcggcggaggcggagAGCAGATCACCCAGCAAACATCCATTTCTCCGTCGAGGCTGAGCCCCGCTTCCACCTCCCAACTCTCACCGTCTTCTTCCAATGGCTCCCTTCGGAAAAAGATG AAGCCGATCAGCGGAGCCAAGCACCGGCCGCCAAAGATATCCAAATCGGCATCTTTGAGCCAAGATGAGATCGAGATCGAGGTCGCCGAGGTTCTGTACGGGATGACGAGGCAATTCGAGTCTCTTGCGGAGCAGGACAGCCACAAGCTGGAGCCACGGGATGTGGATGGCGGGTCGGGCAATGAAACTAAATCGAGAGTGTCGTCACCAAGCTCAATGTCACCatctccggcagcacttccgtcaTCCAATTTACATTCCATTCCTACTCCGTTGCCTACTATTG CTCCGAAGAGAAAAAGGCCGAGACCTGTGAAGTTTGACGAAGAAGGCCCCACAAGTCCAGTGCCTTCCATTGCCAAAGTGGATTCAGATAACCAGATTAAAACAGAGGCTTCATCGCCAAGATTGGAGAAGAATGTTGCATTTAATTCCCTAAAAAATGGCGGTGGGTCCATTGATGTTTTGGCCTCTCAGGATGGGTTATCCGTTGTACAACAGCAGGAGTCAGCAAAGAAGGAGAAGAATAAGATTCAGGATTTGCATCCATTGACAACAGTCTCAAACATTGGGGACAAAATGGAAAACAAGCAAGAGCTCGTTTCACCTGTCAAAGGATCTGCTCGGACTGACTTGGATGCTACAAAGAT ATCCTTGGATAACCTGAAGGAGAAGTTGAAGATTGATCTGATG GCACCTCCTCCAGGAAAGCTGTCTCCAGAGAGGGATGACTTTGAGCCAGAACAAAAGCCACAGGGCACATTCGTTGAAATG GCATCAAAAGTGAACAAGGATAAGGCAGAGGCAAAGCCTGCAGAGAGTACATTGATGAGAGATGATAGACAGATTGAGAAGTCTGCTCAGAAAGATATTGATCTGAAGAAGCAAGTAGTAATCACACAGAATCTTGACCTTCAAGTTGATTTGGGAAAGCCGAAGAAAGATGATAGTGGCTTTGACAAAGTGCAAATCCACAGGCAGCAAGTGAAAGATTCTAAAGTAGAGCCTAAACAAGAGAAGTCTG CATCGGCATCCTCGCTCCATATGCCATTGACTGTTGGAACTTGGCCAGGGGTTTTTCCTCCCTTTGG GTACATGGGTCAAGTTCCATCTGTGCAAGCTGTTGTTGCTACTGATAGAAATGCAGATCCTTCGGGTTCCTTGCAG CCACCAGCCTTTCTTCAAATGCATCCCCGACCAAAGCGCTGTGCTAGGCATTGCTATGTCGCACAGATGATATCCAACCACCAGAAGTTTGCACGGATGAATTGTTTCTGGACTGCTGCGGCTGGAGCTACACCTTTGTACGGGGCCAAGCCATATAATCCTAATATGGTTCCACCTTCAGATGCTGCTATCCCTATAAATCCCATGCAGGGAAGCTTTCCAGGGGCTAACATGGGTGCATTGCAAGATACCAAGGGGACACCAGAGTTAACATCATATATGGGTAATATCTCACAGGAGAAAATGCAAATCATGGATACTGCCCAGAGAAAGCCACTAATTCTCCAGCAGATGCCTCAGTCTGGATCAGCAAACAACACTCCG CATGGGCCTGCATTCGTTTTCCCTGTCAACCAGCAGCAGGCCACAGCTGCTTCCAGTAGGCCTGGGGCAGCAAAAGCTTCTGTGGGCTCTGGTGCTGAGGTGCGGGCATCTGGTGCCTTGAATTCTGCTGTGGGGAGCTGCGGGGGTGGTGGGTCAGCGAATCCAGTGAACATGAGCTTTGCTAGTTTGCCTCCTAATGAAGCTCAGTACCTGGCTTTTCTTCAGAACAATGTGTATCCTTTTCCTATTCCTGCCCATATTACAGGGGCTCCATCATTTCGAGGAACAAGTAATCCTCAAGCAATGCCCTTCTTCTACCCTCCTCACATGCTTCACCCATCACAAATAcgaccgcagcagcagcagcaaccagCAGGGCCACTACCTCATGTTCAACAGAGTCACCAGAGTCCAATCACTTTGAGCGGGCCTTCCTTGCAGAAACATCTGCAGCAATTACACCACGTTGGGGGAGGTGGTTCTGGTGCTGCTGGTGCAAGTTCTAATGGTTTTCCAGCCATTAATCAGCAACAGGGCCTCCTGTCTCAGCATGCTCGTCCCAAGGAGTGCAATAAGGACATGGAAGATAACCTTCCCACTGCTAATG CTGCTAGAAAAATGTGCAATAATGGGGTTCATCGTGATAAGCAGCCAATTAATCATCAGGCACAACAAAAGCAGAACATGATGGTAGAGCTTACACCACCTCAAGCTTTTACAATACCCTTTGCATCCTTTGGTGGGTCTGGAACTGCAATACCAGGTTTCGACTTCTCTTCCGTGGCACAAAATCATGCCATTACACATAGCCTCCCAGAAATGTCTAAACATGGCTACCACCAGATTGGCACAGCTGCAGTTGCTGCAGGTGCTCAAGCGACAGAACAGAAGGTCCACCAAGTGTCAGAAGATGGGAAATCTGTTGCCAGGGAGTTGATGAACACAAATGTGAGTGGTGAAGAAGGTAGAAAGATTATGACTGTAAGCAAAGGTCCACAGCATTCTCTTTCATTTGCAAAAGGAGATGGTGAATCTTCCATCTCATCTGTTCTCAATAACAGCATCATTGATATCTCTTCCCGGTCAGTAAACCCCATTCAATCTCCTGCAAATGGCAGTAGATCTGCTGACCGTTCTGCTGGCACGGCTACAACTACAACTCTTGTTCCCAACTCCCAACCACAGCAACAACATCTAATTCATCTTCAGCAGCAACAGCTGCAGATGCAGCACCATCCTGTATCATCTCGTTCAAAGCCCTCAGCCTCAAGCAACAATACTAATATCCATCCTGAGAGTCTGCCTGGAGGTTCTACCATTGCTAAGTTCCCTCATGCTCTAACTGGCTTTTCTCAGGCTCTTGGACAAGGTGGCAGCCCGATCCAGTGGCCTCAGGGCAAGACATCTGCTGGAAGAGGTGTGGATCCTTCTGCAGTCACACCTACTCAGGTGATGATGAACAATGTTCTCCAACTGCAAGGCAGAACAACCCAACAGCCGTTTCCCGCCCAAAGCCACCAAACCCAGATTTCATTTGGCATGAATTCAAATAAAGTGGTACCTCCAGGGGGTCAACATCTCTCTGGAGCTTGTGGAAGTCCATCTCCATCATCTGCCACTATTGCTGTTGGATCGCCCTCAAGTTCAGTCTCCAAGAGTGCTGGTGGGAGCCCAAGTGCATCTGCAAGCATAAAACCCAGTCCTCAAACCTCTGCAGTTTTGCTTCATCAACAATCAAGTGTAAAGCAATCGGCATCAAGCTCTAGCTCAAAATCAATAACTATGGGTAACCCAAATGTGCTACCCATTCTTGGACACCCCCAGAAAGTTCCTCCGCCTGCCCCCAGCTCTAACAGTAAGCTGCAGCAGCAGCCTCAGCAACCAAAGCAGCAAGCTTTCTCCGAGGGCCAGCTGTTCTTCTCTAATTCGCACATGCAACAGGTCCAATGTGCTCAATCCGGTGGTTCTGCTCCCATTGCTGCTCAATACTATCAAAAGCGCCAGTCTGAATCACAAACACGACAGtctcaacagcagcagcaacaaagcTCAACATTATCTTCCACTGGGATGCTTTCCCTTTGTGCCCCCTCCGCACTTACACTGGCTGGTGTTTCCGCCACATCTGATCCTGCAAAGGCCATGGCTGCGGCCAACAGCATGAAGGGTCTGCCTCCACCTAGCTTTTTTAATGCGACTCCGCTGGCTGCGGCTGCTCAGTCTGCCTCTGGCTCTCCTCGCCATCCAATGTCTGCTGCATTCACTTATATGTCTATGCCACCATTTTCCATGAAGCCATCGACTGATCACAAACCTG GAAGTGACAATTTACAAGCCTGTTGGCAGCCTGAGAAGAGGTAA